One segment of Osmerus mordax isolate fOsmMor3 chromosome 28, fOsmMor3.pri, whole genome shotgun sequence DNA contains the following:
- the pomt1 gene encoding protein O-mannosyl-transferase 1 isoform X2, with protein MLSPIKLPLVIKAEINLILVLVTALGLWTRLHGIQFPKAVVFDEVYYGQFVSLYMKQVFFIDESGPPLGHMILALGAYLGGFDGNFIWKGIGAEYSSNVPVWSLRLLPALAGTLCVPLGYLLVVELGFSHLAALAAAFLLLLENSLIVQSRFMLLESVLTFFLLLAFFSYLRFHNTHQSSPTSLAWLMLAGGSCAGAVGVKYMGLFSYLLLLGVASVHTWKLIGERALSHGAVLVQAVLRFACLVLLPALLYLGIFFVHLSLLYRSGPHDQMMSSAFQASLEGGLSRITQGQPLEVAYGSQVTLRSLSSKPIPCWLHSHKANYPVRYESGRGSSHQQQVTCYPFKDVNNWWILKDPGRQELVVSTPPRPVRHGDIIQLLHGMTSRFLNTHDVAAPVSPHAQEVSGYIDFNVSMPAQNLWRVDITNREADREVWKTILSEVRLVHVNTSAVLKLSGSVLPDWGFRQLEVVGDKINKGYQSSGGWNVEEHRYGTSEEQKERELELHSPTHIDTNRDITFMAKFLELQWKMLTVKQEETEHKYSSSPLEWITMDTNIVYWLHSSSNAQIHLVGNLVNCSLANLSLGVYVVLLLSYLLRRRRRIEDIPADAWERLVQAGVVCAGGWAVNYLPFFLMEKTLFLYHYLPALTFLILLVPVVVEHLHTHLLSPSQQRALHVLMVAGLCSVFLSYRTFSPLTYGQPELDANQLVALRWRDSWDILLHKRKHGPS; from the exons ATGTTGTCGCCCATCAAACTACCACTTGTGATCAAAGCAGAGATCAACCTGATCTTGGTGCTCGTGACAGCTCTTGGACTCTGGACCAGACTCCATGGAATACAATTCCCTAAAGCTGTCGT GTTCGACGAGGTATACTATGGTCAGTTTGTATCTCTGTACATGAAGCAGGTCTTCTTTATAGACGAGAGCGGACCCCCTCTTGGACACATGATCCTAGCTTTgggag CATACCTGGGAGGGTTTGATGGGAACTTTATCTGGAAAGGGATCGGAGCAG aGTACTCCAGTAATGTACCAGTGTGGAGCTTGCGTCTACTGCCAGCGCTAGCAGGCaccctgtgtgttcctctgggCTACCTGCTAGTAGTAGAGCTGGGATTCTCTCACCTGGCTGCACTTGCTGCTGCCTTTCTCTTGCTGCTGG AGAACTCGTTGATCGTACAGTCTCGCTTCATGCTGCTGGAGTCAGTGCTCACCTTCTTCCTGCTCCTGGCGTTCTTTTCCTACCTTCGCTTCCACAACACCCACCAAAG tTCTCCAACCTCGCTAGCATGGCTGATGCTGGCTGGAGGCTCCTGTGCTGGTGCGGTGGG AGTCAAGTACATGGGTCTGTTCTCCTACCTGCTGCTTCTGGGCGTGGCTTCAGTGCATACTTGGAAGCTGATTGGAGAACGAGCACTGAGCCAT ggggcagtgttggTGCAGGCTGTGCTCAGGTTCGCGTGCCTGGTGCtgcttcctgctctgctctacctGGGCATCTTCTTCGTCCACCTCAGCCTCCTCTACCGCAGCGGGCCGCACGACCAGATGATGAGCAGCGCCTTCCAGGCCAGCCTCGAG GGGGGTTTGTCCAGGATCACACAGGGCCAGCCTCTGGAGGTGGCCTATGGCTCTCAGGTGACTCTCCGCAGCTTGTCCAGTAAACCAATCCCCTGCTGGCTACACTCCCACAAGGCCAACTACCCAGTCAG GTATGAGAGTGGGCGAGGTAGCTCCCACCAGCAGCAGGTCACATGCTACCCCTTTAAAGATGTCAACAACTGGTGGATCCTCAAAGACCCTGGCAG ACAGGAACTCGTTGTGAGCACCCCTCCCCGCCCTGTTCGCCATGGCGATATCATACAGCTGCTTCACGGGATGACATCACGCTTCCTGAACAC CCATGACGTCGCAGCTCCTGTGAGTCCTCATGCCCAGGAAGTGTCAGGATACATCGACTTCAACGTTTCCATGCCTGCGCAGAACCTGTGGAGAGTG gacaTCACCAACAGGGAGGCAGATCGAGAGGTGTGGAAGACCATCCTGTCTGAAGTCCGATTGGTTCACGTCAACACCTCTGCCGTGCTGAAG ctaAGTGGCTCTGTGTTGCCAGACTGGGGCTTCAGGCAGCTGGAGGTGGTTGGAGACAAGATCAACAAAGGCTACCAGTCCAGCGGGGGCTGGAACGTGGAGGAGCATCGCTATGGCACCA gtgaggaacagaaggagagagagttggagcttcactccccaacacacattgacacaaacCGTGACATCACCTTCATGGCTAAGTTTTTGGAGCTACAG TGGAAGATGCTGACGGTGAAACAGGAAGAGACGGAGCACAAATacagctcctcccctctggaGTGGATCACCATGGATACCAACATAGTGTACTGGCTGCATTCTTCAAGCAAC GCTCAGATCCACTTGGTTGGTAACCTGGTGAACTGTTCGTTGGCTAACCTGTCTCTGGGGGTGTACgttgtcctcctcctgtcctaccTGCTGAGGAGGCGCCGGAGGATCGAGGACATCCCTGCAG ATgcctgggagaggctggtgCAGGCGGGGGTGGTGTGTGCCGGCGGCTGGGCTGTTAACTACCTGCCCTTCTTCCTGATGGAGAAGACCCTGTTCCTGTACCACTACCTACCTGCGCTCaccttcctcattctgctcgTACCTGTGGTGGTggaacacctgcacacacacctgctgag TCCTTCCCAGCAGAGAGCCCTCCACGTGCTGATGGTGGCGGGGCTCTGCTCGGTCTTTCTGTCCTATCGGACCTTCAGCCCGCTCACCTACGGACAACCAGAGCTCGACGCCAACCAGCTGGTCGCCCTGCGATGGAGGGACAGCTGGGATATCCTGCTACACAAACGTAAACACGGCCCGTCGTAG
- the LOC136937939 gene encoding rap guanine nucleotide exchange factor 1-like has translation MSGKLETKHDAQRSHLSSFTMKLKHKFHSPKLKRSPSKSIRQTPEEHPRRVVPKSGNKRQIQLEVQEKEVVNALRYFKIIVDKMAVDSRLLGMLPGSASKVLEAVLQLFQMEPTMQQRPVVSCLLKPVYQGVADLIHWSDQVLLNGANQDDKDSTVTTVIKAVLDGVKELVKMAMETEEDASQTPPVRPSSPSPSQASAPAPSQASAPAPSQASAPAPSQASVPAPSQASAPAPSQASAPAPSQASVPAPSQASAPAPSQASAPAPSQASAPAPSQASAPSPASAPGGEEMRNMMEAWTLAHVQPAEPRPQPQSLPSLGREDAPPKPPISSGNAAENSPPVLPPKRRSSAPTLLPSSTLLPSSRIAVVAPMRRTTLPPANSILNIQECEEKCVSDCREETVEWRAEGGLEQEFPRGSWWWDRAAGGSQERLNRLSGPSLTGSEDTNSDQYDPDYDFLLEDLSNQDTLPPQGGSLSPVAEATNYEPPSSSCPPALPEKKRRSHAPQSPVSESPAPPERCLSVYDKVSCEDDCLTPPFPLFLPVFPSMHQDEVPPNSPPPLPEKKTRHILQYMQFVEDYCEPQPWMFYHSTQSKSSYHLRNQRFQEACQLTDTVPAPSLPPKQRPQDDSSAPEDCKEMPSSESLQRNASDLDLTEDCSLSSQEKESLSLVDHSQIKSLLTLKQEDDDGPDVRAGPGDILLVHATETDQQDIVMYYEAFLTTYRTFITPEDLVKKLHYRYSRFCHSTDASRKVASRNSFCVLARVVDELCGVELSEELLRFLLELVFRLLIGGEFNRARLLRSNILNKVEKRRRLNSTLFLCPLAARGVAARPGTLHDFRSHEIAEQLTLLDAKLFYKIEIPEVLLWAKEQNEERSPNLTLFTEHFNNMSYWVRSLIMLQEKAQEREKLLLKFIKVMKHLRKLNNFNSYLAILSALDSAPLRRLEWQKQTSESLEEYSSLIDSSSSFRTYRTALAEVQPEHPCIPYLGLILQDLTFVHLGNPDLVEGKVNFSKRWQQFHILDSMRCFQQNHYNLRHNEDIVSFFNDFNDHLAEEALWELSQKIKPRNATRRTEPQEQT, from the exons CGTCAGATTCAGTTAGAGGtccaggagaaggaggtggtcaATGCCCTTCGGTATTTCAAAATCATcgtggataagatggctgtggACAGCAGACTTCTAGGGATGCTTCCAGGTTCTGCCAGCAAGGTTCTGGAGGCCGTTCTACAGCTGTTCCAGATGGAACCCACCATGCAGCAGCG CCCTGTAGTTTCCTGTCTCCTGAAACCTGTATACCAGGGTGTGGCTGACCTCATCCACTGGTCTGACCAGGTCCTTCTGAACGGAGCCAATCAGGACGATAAAGATTCCACCGTCACCACAGTGATCAAAGCAGTGCTGGATGGTGTGAAG GAGCTGGTGAAGATGGCcatggagacagaggaagatgcTTCTCAGACACCCCCTGTCAGACCATCATCACCTTCCCCATCTCAAGCCTCAGCCCCGGCCCCATCtcaagcctcagccccagccccatctcaagcctcagccccagccccatctcaagcctcagtcccagccccatctcaagcctcagccccagccccatctcaagcctcagccccagccccatctcaagcctcagtcccagccccatctcaagcctcagccccagccccatctcaagcctcagccccagccccatctcaagcctcagccccagccccatctcAAGCCTCAGCCCCatctccagcctcagccccgggtggagaggagatgaggaacatGATGGAGGCCTGGACTTTAGCCCACGTCCAGCCTGCtgagccccggccccagccccagtctctccccagtctggggagggaggacgCCCCACCTAAGCCCCCCATCTCCAGTGGGAATGCAGCAGAAAACAG tcctccagtcctcccacctAAGAGACGTTCATcggcccccaccctcctcccctcctccaccctcctcccctcctccaggatcGCTGTGGTGGCCCCCATGAGGAGAACCACTCTCCCACCCGCCAACAGCATCCTGaatatacag gagtgtgaggagaagtgtgtgtcagactgCAGGGAGGAGACTGTGGAGTGGAGAGCGGAGGGTGGGCTGGAGCAGGAGTTCCCAAGAGGGAGCTGGTGGTGGGATCGAGCGGCAGGAGGCTCTCAGGAGCGTCTGAACAGACTCAGTGGACCCAGTTTAACTGGCTCAGAAG acaccaACAGTGACCAGTATGATCCGGACTATGATTTCCTGCTAGAGGATCTGTCCAATCaggacaccctccctccccaagggGGCAGTCTCAGCCCTGTGGCCGAGGCCACCAACTATGAgcccccctcgtcctcctgccctcctgccctgccagagAAGAAGCGCAGAAGCCACGCCCCCCAGAGCCCTGTCTCCGAGAGCCCTGCCCCTCCAGAGCGTTGTCTCTCCGTTTACGACAAAGTCAGCTGTGAGGACGACTGTCTGACTCCACCATTCCCGCTCTTCCTCCCCGtgtttcccagcatgcaccaggaTGAGGTCCCCCCCAATAGCCCGCCTCCTCTACCAGAGAAGAAGACCCGTCACA TACTGCAGTACATGCAGTTTGTGGAAGACTACTGTGAGCCTCAGCCCTGGATGTTCTACCACAGCACCCAGAGTAAGAGCTCCTACCACCTGAGGAACCAACGTTTCCAGGAGGCCTGCCAGCTCACGGACACCGTCCCCGCGCCCTCGCTGCCCCCTAAACAGAGACCGCAG GATGACAGCAGTGCTCCTGAGGACTGTAAGGAGATGCCAAGCTCAGAGAGTCTTCAGAGAAACGCTAGCGACCTGGACCTGACAGAAGACTG TAGTCTCAGcagccaggagaaggagagcttGTCCCTGGTCGACCACTCACAGATCAAGTCCCTGCTCACCCTGAAACAGGAG gatGACGATGGCCCAGATGTGCGGGCAGGTCCTGGTGACATCCTATTGGTCCACGCCACAGAGACAGACCAGCAAG ATATAGTGATGTACTACGAAGCCTTCTTGACAACCTACAGAACCTTCATCACCCCCGAGGACCTGGTTAAGAAGCTGCACTACAG GTACAGCCGGTTCTGCCACAGCACGGACGCCAGTAGGAAGGTGGCGAGCCGGAACAGCTTCTGTGTCCTGGCCCGCGTGGTCGATGAGCTCTG tggaGTGGAGCTGTCAGAGGAGCTGCTGCGCTTCCTGTTGGAGCTGGTGTTCCGGCTGCTGATTGGTGGAGAGTTCAATCGGGCCCGTCTCCTTCGATCCAACATCCTGAACAAggtggagaaaaggaggaggctgAACTCCACCCTCTTCCTTTGCCCGTTGGCCGCACGAGGTGTCGccgccag GCCTGGGACGCTGCATGATTTCCGAAGCCATGAGATAGCTGAGCAGCTTACACTCCTGGATGCTAAGCTCTTCTACAAGATCGAG attccTGAGGTGCTGCTCTGGGCCAAAGAGCAGAACGAGGAGCGTAGTCCCAACTTGACACTGTTCACTGAACACTTCAACAACATGTCCTACTG gGTGCGTTCTTTGATCATGCTGCAGGAGAAGGCgcaggaaagagagaagctTCTCCTCAAATTCATCAAAGTCATGAAA CACTTAAGAAAACTGAATAACTTTAACTCCTACTTGGCAATCCTATCAGCCCTGGACTCCGCCCCTCTACGGAGACTGGAGTGGCAAAAGCAAACatctgag aGCTTGGAAGAATACAGCTCCCTGATAGACAGCTCCTCTTCCTTCAGAACGTACAGAACAGCATTGGCTGAAGTTCAACCTGAACACCCCTGCATACCCTACCT GGGTTTGATCTTACAGGACCTGACGTTTGTCCACCTGGGGAACCCTGACTTGGTGGAGGGCAAGGTCAACTTCTCCAAACGCTGGCAGCAGTTCCACATCCTGGATAGCATGAGGTGCTTCCAGCAAAA tCATTACAATCTCAGACACAACGAGGACATTGTCTCCTTCTTCAACGACTTCAACGACCACCTGGCGGAGGAGGCCCTGTGGGAGCTGTCTCAGAAGATCAAGCCTCGCAACGCCACGCGGCGCACAGAGCCACAGGAACAGACTTAG
- the pomt1 gene encoding protein O-mannosyl-transferase 1 isoform X1, producing the protein MLSPIKLPLVIKAEINLILVLVTALGLWTRLHGIQFPKAVVFDEVYYGQFVSLYMKQVFFIDESGPPLGHMILALGAYLGGFDGNFIWKGIGAEYSSNVPVWSLRLLPALAGTLCVPLGYLLVVELGFSHLAALAAAFLLLLENSLIVQSRFMLLESVLTFFLLLAFFSYLRFHNTHQSSPTSLAWLMLAGGSCAGAVGVKYMGLFSYLLLLGVASVHTWKLIGERALSHGAVLVQAVLRFACLVLLPALLYLGIFFVHLSLLYRSGPHDQMMSSAFQASLEGGLSRITQGQPLEVAYGSQVTLRSLSSKPIPCWLHSHKANYPVRYESGRGSSHQQQVTCYPFKDVNNWWILKDPGRQELVVSTPPRPVRHGDIIQLLHGMTSRFLNTHDVAAPVSPHAQEVSGYIDFNVSMPAQNLWRVDITNREADREVWKTILSEVRLVHVNTSAVLKLSGSVLPDWGFRQLEVVGDKINKGYQSSGGWNVEEHRYGTSEEQKERELELHSPTHIDTNRDITFMAKFLELQWKMLTVKQEETEHKYSSSPLEWITMDTNIVYWLHSSSNAQIHLVGNLVNCSLANLSLGVYVVLLLSYLLRRRRRIEDIPADAWERLVQAGVVCAGGWAVNYLPFFLMEKTLFLYHYLPALTFLILLVPVVVEHLHTHLLSSPSQQRALHVLMVAGLCSVFLSYRTFSPLTYGQPELDANQLVALRWRDSWDILLHKRKHGPS; encoded by the exons ATGTTGTCGCCCATCAAACTACCACTTGTGATCAAAGCAGAGATCAACCTGATCTTGGTGCTCGTGACAGCTCTTGGACTCTGGACCAGACTCCATGGAATACAATTCCCTAAAGCTGTCGT GTTCGACGAGGTATACTATGGTCAGTTTGTATCTCTGTACATGAAGCAGGTCTTCTTTATAGACGAGAGCGGACCCCCTCTTGGACACATGATCCTAGCTTTgggag CATACCTGGGAGGGTTTGATGGGAACTTTATCTGGAAAGGGATCGGAGCAG aGTACTCCAGTAATGTACCAGTGTGGAGCTTGCGTCTACTGCCAGCGCTAGCAGGCaccctgtgtgttcctctgggCTACCTGCTAGTAGTAGAGCTGGGATTCTCTCACCTGGCTGCACTTGCTGCTGCCTTTCTCTTGCTGCTGG AGAACTCGTTGATCGTACAGTCTCGCTTCATGCTGCTGGAGTCAGTGCTCACCTTCTTCCTGCTCCTGGCGTTCTTTTCCTACCTTCGCTTCCACAACACCCACCAAAG tTCTCCAACCTCGCTAGCATGGCTGATGCTGGCTGGAGGCTCCTGTGCTGGTGCGGTGGG AGTCAAGTACATGGGTCTGTTCTCCTACCTGCTGCTTCTGGGCGTGGCTTCAGTGCATACTTGGAAGCTGATTGGAGAACGAGCACTGAGCCAT ggggcagtgttggTGCAGGCTGTGCTCAGGTTCGCGTGCCTGGTGCtgcttcctgctctgctctacctGGGCATCTTCTTCGTCCACCTCAGCCTCCTCTACCGCAGCGGGCCGCACGACCAGATGATGAGCAGCGCCTTCCAGGCCAGCCTCGAG GGGGGTTTGTCCAGGATCACACAGGGCCAGCCTCTGGAGGTGGCCTATGGCTCTCAGGTGACTCTCCGCAGCTTGTCCAGTAAACCAATCCCCTGCTGGCTACACTCCCACAAGGCCAACTACCCAGTCAG GTATGAGAGTGGGCGAGGTAGCTCCCACCAGCAGCAGGTCACATGCTACCCCTTTAAAGATGTCAACAACTGGTGGATCCTCAAAGACCCTGGCAG ACAGGAACTCGTTGTGAGCACCCCTCCCCGCCCTGTTCGCCATGGCGATATCATACAGCTGCTTCACGGGATGACATCACGCTTCCTGAACAC CCATGACGTCGCAGCTCCTGTGAGTCCTCATGCCCAGGAAGTGTCAGGATACATCGACTTCAACGTTTCCATGCCTGCGCAGAACCTGTGGAGAGTG gacaTCACCAACAGGGAGGCAGATCGAGAGGTGTGGAAGACCATCCTGTCTGAAGTCCGATTGGTTCACGTCAACACCTCTGCCGTGCTGAAG ctaAGTGGCTCTGTGTTGCCAGACTGGGGCTTCAGGCAGCTGGAGGTGGTTGGAGACAAGATCAACAAAGGCTACCAGTCCAGCGGGGGCTGGAACGTGGAGGAGCATCGCTATGGCACCA gtgaggaacagaaggagagagagttggagcttcactccccaacacacattgacacaaacCGTGACATCACCTTCATGGCTAAGTTTTTGGAGCTACAG TGGAAGATGCTGACGGTGAAACAGGAAGAGACGGAGCACAAATacagctcctcccctctggaGTGGATCACCATGGATACCAACATAGTGTACTGGCTGCATTCTTCAAGCAAC GCTCAGATCCACTTGGTTGGTAACCTGGTGAACTGTTCGTTGGCTAACCTGTCTCTGGGGGTGTACgttgtcctcctcctgtcctaccTGCTGAGGAGGCGCCGGAGGATCGAGGACATCCCTGCAG ATgcctgggagaggctggtgCAGGCGGGGGTGGTGTGTGCCGGCGGCTGGGCTGTTAACTACCTGCCCTTCTTCCTGATGGAGAAGACCCTGTTCCTGTACCACTACCTACCTGCGCTCaccttcctcattctgctcgTACCTGTGGTGGTggaacacctgcacacacacctgctgag CAGTCCTTCCCAGCAGAGAGCCCTCCACGTGCTGATGGTGGCGGGGCTCTGCTCGGTCTTTCTGTCCTATCGGACCTTCAGCCCGCTCACCTACGGACAACCAGAGCTCGACGCCAACCAGCTGGTCGCCCTGCGATGGAGGGACAGCTGGGATATCCTGCTACACAAACGTAAACACGGCCCGTCGTAG